In Synergistaceae bacterium, a single window of DNA contains:
- a CDS encoding electron transfer flavoprotein subunit alpha/FixB family protein, whose amino-acid sequence MSRVGKEVWTLAEVRGGKIHTVSLELLAWGRELADKLDAPLASIVLGSDIKSCAGDLISYGADKVYVIDNSKFENFHSDIVVNSLEKLIDKYMPSILIASATTRGRTIMPLLSARLGCGLTADCTEMSIDPNTKELIQTRPAIGGNVMADIKTIGRHPQMCTVRPKSKRPLAKNEKHEGVVIEESVPQDALDSLLTYIGFEAEGSVGLPLQEAELIVAGGKGMKTGKNFARLNELAELLEGSVGASRAAVDLGWAPYSAQIGLSGKAVTPRMYLAFGISGAVQHIAGTSGSETIIAINSDPEAPIFRVADLSIQGDAMEVLEALIERIKSRKNR is encoded by the coding sequence ATGAGTCGTGTAGGTAAGGAAGTCTGGACTTTAGCAGAGGTCAGAGGAGGCAAAATTCATACAGTTTCTCTTGAACTGTTGGCTTGGGGAAGAGAGTTAGCTGATAAATTAGATGCGCCCCTTGCAAGCATTGTGCTAGGAAGCGATATAAAAAGTTGTGCCGGAGATTTAATTTCCTACGGTGCCGACAAGGTTTACGTAATAGATAATTCAAAGTTTGAAAACTTTCATTCTGATATTGTTGTAAACAGTCTTGAAAAACTTATAGACAAATATATGCCTTCTATTCTTATAGCATCAGCAACCACACGGGGCAGAACTATTATGCCTCTGCTGAGCGCAAGGCTGGGATGCGGCCTTACTGCAGACTGTACTGAAATGTCAATTGACCCTAATACAAAAGAGCTTATACAGACAAGACCTGCAATAGGCGGAAATGTCATGGCAGATATAAAAACAATAGGTAGACATCCACAGATGTGTACAGTGAGACCTAAGTCAAAAAGACCACTAGCAAAAAACGAAAAACATGAAGGCGTTGTGATAGAGGAATCGGTACCCCAAGACGCACTAGACTCCCTGCTTACTTATATCGGTTTTGAAGCTGAGGGAAGCGTAGGACTACCTTTACAAGAAGCAGAGCTGATCGTCGCAGGTGGAAAGGGAATGAAGACGGGGAAAAATTTCGCAAGATTAAATGAGCTTGCTGAACTTTTAGAAGGCTCTGTGGGCGCATCGAGAGCCGCAGTAGACTTGGGATGGGCTCCCTATTCAGCTCAGATAGGACTTAGTGGAAAGGCAGTTACTCCTAGAATGTATCTTGCTTTCGGTATATCAGGAGCAGTACAGCATATCGCTGGAACTTCCGGTTCGGAAACAATCATCGCCATAAATAGCGACCCGGAAGCCCCTATCTTTAGAGTAGCAGACTTAAGTATCCAAGGTGATGCAATGGAAGTGCTTGAAGCTCTCATTGAGAGGATAAAATCACGAAAAAATAGGTAA
- a CDS encoding hydrogenase expression protein has product MNEEKLPEGKLSPLSLKKNILTYTGALKPELLVGPAVGEDAAVIKWPEGKYLVFSSDPIVGASIGAGKLLVRINSNDIASKGADPEYLVVTLILPPSMGEEGAAQIMREIHNECLLQNIAIAGGHTEFNSEYDRPVISAAMIGTADRVLRASDIQTGDLVIITKHIAIEGMSIIATDRPDLLSSFMSEEEIEKMRSWSDEISVLNESKAVRKVAKFMHDPTEGGFMGGVKEISLLCGLEVLIDQNSLPIDPLTRRASEKLKFNPLNLIASGSLIVVVAKKDLPEAQKSLRDSGIEFTVVGTIGEKIKSEMPEFEEELWRLLKMEKIDEQ; this is encoded by the coding sequence ATGAACGAAGAAAAATTGCCTGAGGGCAAACTCTCCCCCCTATCTCTCAAAAAAAACATACTAACTTATACCGGTGCGCTTAAGCCGGAACTCCTAGTAGGCCCGGCAGTCGGTGAGGATGCTGCGGTGATAAAATGGCCGGAAGGGAAATACCTTGTTTTTTCATCAGATCCAATCGTAGGTGCAAGTATTGGAGCCGGTAAACTTTTGGTTCGGATAAACTCAAACGATATCGCTTCAAAGGGAGCAGATCCTGAATATCTCGTAGTTACGCTGATACTTCCTCCCTCAATGGGTGAGGAGGGAGCAGCTCAAATAATGAGAGAGATACATAATGAGTGTCTTTTACAAAATATTGCCATTGCTGGTGGACACACGGAATTTAACAGCGAGTATGATCGTCCTGTTATTTCTGCTGCAATGATAGGGACGGCAGATAGGGTCCTAAGAGCCTCTGATATCCAAACAGGTGATCTAGTTATAATAACAAAACATATTGCCATTGAAGGGATGTCAATAATAGCCACTGACAGACCAGACCTTCTTTCATCTTTTATGTCGGAAGAAGAGATAGAAAAAATGCGCAGTTGGTCAGATGAAATCTCAGTTCTAAACGAATCGAAAGCCGTTCGGAAAGTAGCTAAGTTTATGCACGACCCCACAGAAGGCGGTTTTATGGGAGGCGTAAAAGAAATATCTCTTTTATGCGGTCTGGAAGTTTTAATAGACCAAAATTCTCTGCCAATAGACCCTCTCACAAGACGAGCTTCAGAGAAACTCAAATTTAATCCTCTTAACTTGATTGCTTCCGGTAGTCTCATCGTAGTAGTAGCTAAAAAAGACTTGCCTGAGGCTCAAAAGTCACTAAGAGACTCAGGGATAGAGTTTACAGTTGTTGGTACGATTGGAGAGAAAATAAAAAGTGAGATGCCAGAATTTGAAGA
- a CDS encoding electron transfer flavoprotein subunit beta/FixA family protein, with protein MRIAVLVKQVPSVETVKIDENTGTMIRDGVESELNPLDLHAIEAAVRIKESRGKHPTEIVAITMGPPQAKKTATYAIAMGCDRGVLLTDRRFGGADTLATARTLAKFLEKEGPFDLFFAGERATDGETGQVGPAVAELLKLPVFTYVSAIEKLTTDSIRVVRAVEGGHETLEAPLPSFVIPIKEINIPRLCTLDGKIKAKQSEIPTVTADVLDLSEDEMGLKGSPTRVVKITYPKVTRQGKKIKTSDCFEDALTAILEKLEDRNFLEAAR; from the coding sequence TTGCGCATTGCTGTACTTGTGAAACAAGTACCGTCAGTAGAGACGGTTAAAATTGACGAAAATACAGGAACCATGATTCGAGATGGCGTCGAATCTGAACTTAATCCGCTTGACTTGCACGCTATTGAAGCTGCAGTAAGAATAAAAGAGAGCAGAGGCAAACATCCAACTGAGATAGTAGCTATTACAATGGGGCCTCCTCAGGCAAAAAAAACCGCAACTTATGCAATCGCAATGGGATGCGACAGAGGTGTGCTGCTTACTGACAGACGTTTCGGCGGAGCTGATACTTTGGCTACAGCAAGAACTCTGGCCAAGTTCCTTGAAAAGGAAGGGCCTTTTGATCTGTTTTTTGCCGGAGAAAGAGCGACAGATGGCGAAACAGGACAAGTCGGCCCTGCTGTGGCTGAGTTGCTCAAGTTACCCGTGTTTACTTATGTCAGTGCAATTGAAAAATTAACTACAGATAGTATCCGCGTGGTTCGTGCCGTTGAGGGTGGACATGAAACTCTTGAAGCTCCTCTTCCCTCTTTTGTCATTCCCATTAAAGAGATTAATATTCCAAGGCTTTGTACTTTGGATGGGAAAATAAAAGCCAAGCAGAGTGAAATCCCAACAGTTACGGCTGATGTCCTCGACTTATCAGAGGATGAGATGGGATTAAAAGGTTCTCCGACTCGTGTTGTAAAGATAACTTACCCTAAAGTTACAAGACAGGGGAAGAAAATTAAAACTTCTGATTGTTTTGAAGATGCGCTCACAGCCATTTTAGAAAAACTTGAGGATAGAAACTTTTTGGAGGCGGCAAGATGA
- a CDS encoding epoxyqueuosine reductase QueH: MEEKRLLLHICCAPDATVPWPELKEEGYETTGFFYGDNIHPKEEFDRRVESLASLSLFLDESTVYRPYAPEEWLEETAELKDEPERGKRCIKCFELQLNAAADYAKQNNYKYLSTTLTISPHKDVALINELGKRISQENGLIWVEKIWRKNNGFKKSVERSLQLNLYRQDYCGCLYSIQSRNQI, from the coding sequence TTGGAAGAGAAAAGATTATTATTACATATATGTTGTGCTCCCGATGCCACTGTTCCGTGGCCCGAACTCAAAGAAGAGGGCTACGAAACAACCGGTTTTTTTTATGGAGACAATATTCATCCAAAAGAAGAATTTGACAGAAGAGTAGAATCTCTTGCCTCTCTTTCACTATTTCTTGACGAGTCAACAGTATATAGACCATATGCCCCGGAAGAATGGTTGGAGGAAACAGCAGAACTAAAAGATGAACCGGAGCGTGGCAAACGCTGTATAAAATGTTTTGAACTTCAACTTAATGCAGCTGCAGATTATGCGAAGCAAAATAATTACAAATATCTTTCAACAACTCTAACAATAAGTCCGCATAAAGATGTGGCGTTAATAAATGAGCTAGGCAAAAGAATATCTCAAGAAAATGGATTGATTTGGGTTGAGAAAATCTGGAGGAAAAACAACGGATTTAAAAAATCAGTGGAAAGAAGCCTCCAGTTAAACTTATACAGACAAGATTACTGTGGATGTTTGTATTCAATACAAAGTAGGAATCAAATATGA
- a CDS encoding glycine reductase encodes MDNINSKAETKKIIGEVLTEIVESVKYGNFKKTKIGLMVYGSELGEEELLKGAFRAMQNDPSIEVVPIGPKLEGYENYEWIETQACESEVSEAMEKALRNGEIEGAVALHYPFPLGIITIGRIITPAKGNSCFIASSTGSSSANRVEAMIRNAILAIATAKANGIANPTIGILNLDGARTALRALQKLNENGYKINFASSARKDGGAILRGNDLLIGVADICVTDTLTGNVLMKLFSAWNTGGNFESVGWGYGPSVGDGWDKVVSIISRVSGAPVVANALSYNAKSVRNELSTKVREELVLAQKAGLDEIINSISSRETVENPCEVKAPEKETTDEELQGIDVLEIENAVITLWKAGVYAESSMGCTGPVVKFSSSKKEMVRKILKENGYI; translated from the coding sequence ATGGACAATATAAATTCAAAAGCCGAAACAAAAAAAATAATAGGCGAAGTCCTAACAGAGATAGTCGAAAGTGTCAAATACGGAAACTTTAAAAAGACAAAAATCGGCTTAATGGTTTATGGAAGCGAGTTGGGAGAAGAAGAGCTGCTCAAGGGCGCTTTCCGCGCCATGCAAAATGATCCTTCCATTGAAGTTGTCCCTATTGGGCCGAAACTCGAAGGTTACGAAAATTACGAATGGATAGAAACTCAAGCTTGTGAAAGTGAAGTTTCCGAGGCAATGGAGAAAGCACTTAGAAATGGCGAGATTGAAGGTGCGGTGGCCCTACACTATCCATTCCCTCTCGGAATAATTACCATTGGCAGAATAATAACCCCAGCAAAAGGTAATTCTTGTTTTATAGCTTCATCAACAGGTTCATCTTCAGCAAACAGAGTTGAAGCTATGATACGAAATGCCATTTTAGCCATAGCCACAGCAAAGGCAAATGGCATTGCTAACCCGACAATAGGGATATTAAATCTTGATGGAGCACGTACAGCACTTCGTGCACTTCAAAAACTAAATGAAAACGGATATAAAATAAATTTTGCATCAAGCGCCAGAAAAGACGGAGGAGCCATACTCAGGGGGAATGATCTTCTTATCGGAGTTGCGGATATCTGCGTAACAGACACATTAACAGGCAATGTACTCATGAAACTGTTTTCAGCATGGAATACAGGAGGCAACTTCGAATCAGTCGGTTGGGGTTACGGTCCTTCTGTTGGTGATGGCTGGGATAAAGTAGTATCCATAATCTCTAGAGTATCAGGAGCCCCTGTTGTGGCAAATGCACTCTCATACAATGCTAAATCAGTGAGAAATGAATTGTCCACAAAAGTTCGGGAAGAGCTTGTCCTGGCCCAAAAAGCAGGTTTAGACGAAATAATAAATTCAATTAGCTCAAGAGAAACTGTAGAAAACCCGTGTGAGGTTAAAGCTCCGGAAAAAGAGACAACAGATGAGGAGCTCCAAGGTATAGATGTATTGGAAATAGAAAATGCAGTTATAACACTTTGGAAAGCCGGAGTATATGCAGAGTCTTCAATGGGCTGTACCGGCCCCGTTGTAAAGTTTTCGTCATCTAAAAAAGAAATGGTCAGAAAAATACTCAAAGAAAACGGCTATATATAG
- a CDS encoding transketolase has protein sequence MKVVDEIKGFKANAISAEGIEELKNAARKARLWSVLATSVANSGHPAGALSSIDIYMTLLGVANMSLENCNDQERDRIVICHGHTSAGYYSALASYGFFEPKEMYSNFRRAGSPFQGHVERDVPGVDWGTGNLGQGLSAGVGFALAARARGSNAKTWVVMGDGGQVKGQVAEARRIAIKEKLNNLTAIVDWNDIQISGRLNEVMPFNLSELWKADGWHVIECDGHSYSKIYEALKAADAYNGCAVILCRTVMGKGVSFMQNIPDYHGKAATGEKLKQALEELGGSMELYEEALELRKGALPKGRTILLPEIKLETGTPKTYTKEDSLDNRGAFGKALAEAGKLNYKEPGRTPMLVFDCDLSGSVKTDGFSALCCDNFIQTGIQEHSTATAVGAASTAGVVSLWAAFGVFGVDEVYNQQRLNDINRTNSKVVLTHVGLDVGEDGMTHQCIDYLGLLRNTFGWKVIVPADPNQTDRATRWMLSQPGNICMAMGRSKLKIIQKEDGSPFYGDDYTFKYGAIDTIREGEDAVILSMGHFAGRAVAAHEILAEQGIKVKVLHCATPLGMDSEELFNLIGNLPTVTCEDHHINTGIGSIVSLLAARSGKAFKLKNMGVSSYALSGASEEVISKMELSVADIASAVKELLKK, from the coding sequence ATGAAAGTAGTCGATGAAATCAAAGGGTTTAAGGCGAATGCTATCAGCGCTGAAGGCATAGAAGAACTAAAAAACGCCGCAAGAAAAGCACGTCTTTGGTCTGTACTGGCAACTTCGGTTGCTAACAGTGGGCATCCGGCCGGAGCGCTTTCATCTATTGACATATATATGACTCTGCTTGGAGTTGCGAATATGAGTCTTGAAAACTGCAACGACCAAGAGAGAGATCGAATTGTTATATGCCACGGACATACATCTGCTGGCTACTATTCGGCTTTAGCCTCATACGGATTTTTTGAGCCTAAAGAAATGTATAGCAACTTTAGACGAGCCGGCAGCCCCTTTCAGGGACACGTTGAAAGAGATGTTCCCGGAGTTGATTGGGGGACAGGCAATTTGGGGCAGGGCCTTTCCGCCGGTGTCGGATTTGCCCTAGCCGCCAGAGCCAGAGGATCAAACGCTAAAACTTGGGTAGTTATGGGAGATGGCGGTCAAGTCAAAGGACAAGTGGCTGAGGCTCGTAGAATAGCGATTAAAGAGAAGCTAAATAATCTCACGGCAATTGTAGATTGGAATGACATACAGATTAGTGGACGTCTAAATGAAGTAATGCCCTTTAATCTTTCGGAACTTTGGAAGGCGGATGGGTGGCACGTAATAGAATGTGACGGACACTCTTATAGCAAAATATATGAAGCCTTGAAAGCGGCAGACGCATACAATGGGTGTGCAGTGATTCTTTGTAGAACAGTCATGGGCAAGGGTGTTTCATTTATGCAAAACATCCCCGATTATCATGGAAAGGCCGCTACAGGAGAAAAACTCAAGCAAGCTTTAGAGGAGCTTGGCGGTTCTATGGAATTATATGAAGAAGCCCTTGAATTGAGAAAGGGAGCGTTGCCAAAAGGTCGCACAATATTACTCCCTGAGATAAAACTAGAGACTGGTACTCCCAAAACTTATACTAAAGAAGATAGTTTGGATAATAGAGGCGCCTTTGGCAAGGCTCTTGCGGAAGCAGGAAAACTTAATTACAAAGAGCCGGGCAGGACGCCCATGTTGGTCTTTGACTGTGATCTCTCCGGGTCGGTAAAGACTGACGGATTTTCTGCACTTTGCTGTGACAATTTTATACAGACAGGGATACAGGAGCATTCTACCGCTACCGCAGTAGGTGCTGCATCAACAGCAGGAGTGGTTTCTCTCTGGGCAGCTTTCGGAGTATTTGGCGTCGATGAAGTCTATAACCAGCAGAGACTGAACGATATAAATAGAACAAACTCTAAAGTTGTACTTACACATGTGGGGCTTGATGTTGGTGAAGATGGGATGACACACCAATGTATTGACTATTTGGGACTGCTTCGCAACACCTTTGGCTGGAAAGTTATTGTTCCTGCAGACCCAAATCAGACGGATAGAGCCACAAGATGGATGCTATCTCAGCCAGGTAACATCTGTATGGCTATGGGAAGAAGCAAGCTCAAGATTATTCAAAAAGAAGATGGCTCGCCTTTTTACGGCGATGATTACACTTTTAAATATGGTGCAATCGACACGATAAGAGAAGGTGAAGATGCAGTAATACTATCAATGGGGCATTTTGCTGGCCGTGCAGTTGCAGCACATGAAATCCTTGCGGAACAGGGAATCAAAGTAAAAGTGTTGCATTGTGCGACTCCGTTGGGAATGGACTCGGAAGAGCTCTTTAATCTGATAGGCAATCTGCCTACTGTCACATGCGAAGATCATCATATAAATACGGGAATAGGATCTATAGTATCACTGTTAGCAGCTCGCTCTGGAAAGGCTTTTAAACTTAAAAATATGGGTGTTTCAAGCTATGCTCTCTCAGGTGCGAGTGAAGAAGTAATCAGCAAGATGGAACTTAGCGTAGCGGATATTGCATCAGCAGTAAAAGAACTGCTTAAGAAATAG
- a CDS encoding glycine reductase — protein MPKAAIKAASYSLNHVPELAIFYGNTPYVERSKHPNSEFLTELPKHVQQYNEAAGYPPNKTYIGSLTIDELEAKVQPWHENLDKSTERYGKYGEIMPEDETIGFLDICDVFDLIWLEKEFAESIRKKLAKHPLMREEILSRLEKGHELSEINDEISKSTALPLYFENKVVGCCRRAHESDPNLTSYELLVNITSKATAVLSLLHLIKSSNLKAEEIDFVIECSEEAAGDMNQRGGGNFAKAIAEIAGCTNASGCDVRGFCAGPVHAILSGASMVAAGTRKNVAVVAGGAIPKLYMNSRDHVKKQLPALENCLGSFGVLIVPEDGISPVIRLDAIGKHTVGAGASPQAVTSVLTYEPLQKIGLTLNDVDKYAPELQNPEITLPAGAGNVPEANFKMIAALGVMKGQIEKSDMLTFIKKHGMTGFAHTQGHIPSGVPYIGHAIDAMASGTINRAMIIGKGSLFLGRLTNLADGASFLLERATGRVESESATTKEEIRTLILESLIEIAEGLNK, from the coding sequence ATGCCCAAAGCCGCAATTAAAGCAGCCTCATATTCGTTAAACCATGTGCCTGAACTGGCTATTTTTTATGGCAATACGCCCTATGTAGAAAGATCGAAACATCCTAACTCAGAATTTCTTACCGAACTTCCAAAACATGTTCAACAATACAATGAAGCAGCTGGATATCCACCAAATAAAACTTACATAGGTTCTTTAACGATTGATGAATTAGAGGCTAAAGTTCAACCTTGGCACGAAAATCTCGACAAATCGACAGAACGGTATGGCAAATACGGAGAGATTATGCCTGAAGACGAGACAATTGGATTCTTGGATATTTGTGACGTTTTCGATCTTATATGGTTAGAAAAAGAATTCGCCGAATCAATTAGGAAGAAGCTGGCGAAACATCCACTAATGAGAGAAGAGATTTTGTCGCGCCTTGAAAAAGGACATGAGCTTTCAGAAATAAATGATGAAATCTCAAAATCAACAGCTCTGCCACTTTATTTCGAAAATAAAGTAGTAGGCTGTTGTAGAAGGGCGCATGAATCAGATCCAAATCTCACTTCCTATGAGCTTCTTGTAAATATAACATCCAAGGCCACGGCGGTTCTATCTCTTCTTCATCTTATAAAAAGTAGCAATCTGAAAGCAGAAGAAATTGATTTTGTTATAGAGTGTTCTGAAGAGGCAGCGGGAGATATGAATCAGCGCGGTGGCGGCAACTTCGCTAAGGCAATAGCTGAAATAGCAGGTTGTACAAATGCTTCTGGCTGCGATGTCCGTGGTTTTTGTGCAGGACCGGTACATGCAATACTCAGCGGAGCTTCAATGGTAGCAGCTGGAACCAGAAAGAACGTTGCAGTTGTAGCAGGAGGAGCCATTCCCAAACTTTATATGAACTCACGTGACCACGTGAAAAAACAGCTTCCCGCACTTGAAAACTGTCTTGGCTCATTTGGAGTTTTGATAGTTCCTGAAGACGGCATTTCACCGGTAATACGTCTAGATGCGATAGGGAAGCATACTGTTGGTGCCGGTGCTTCTCCCCAAGCGGTAACATCTGTTCTTACATACGAACCTCTGCAAAAAATAGGCTTAACTCTCAACGATGTAGATAAATATGCTCCTGAACTTCAAAATCCAGAAATCACACTGCCAGCAGGAGCGGGCAATGTGCCGGAAGCAAACTTTAAAATGATTGCGGCTCTTGGTGTAATGAAAGGGCAAATAGAAAAAAGCGATATGCTAACCTTTATAAAAAAACATGGAATGACAGGTTTCGCACACACACAAGGGCACATCCCTTCGGGAGTTCCATACATTGGTCATGCTATAGATGCTATGGCCTCCGGCACAATAAACAGAGCAATGATTATAGGTAAGGGAAGTTTATTTTTGGGACGTCTAACAAACCTGGCAGATGGAGCCTCTTTTTTATTAGAAAGGGCAACAGGCCGGGTAGAGTCTGAAAGTGCAACTACAAAAGAGGAAATTCGAACACTAATATTGGAATCTCTCATAGAAATAGCTGAAGGCCTGAATAAATAA